The following are from one region of the Salmo salar chromosome ssa27, Ssal_v3.1, whole genome shotgun sequence genome:
- the LOC106588860 gene encoding cyclic AMP-responsive element-binding protein 5 isoform X1 — protein sequence MNDEQDRPYRCSAPGCSQRFQTEDHLMIHRHKHEMTLKFSSTKADPLADQTPTPTRFLRNCEEVGLFNEIEQEFRQAQEEQNNKQTQSLPQNGSSCVNQPQSHSQHQPQSHGGMRGLSCSMAGQQALPSAQSNSVITQAHSMLTHSGPVPGPLSSLLHLRNNRQRQPLAASMPGPLPDPAMQGASAQHMSMERQMSMGSSMMSIQGPAHNSSCSSPQRAKTVGHLHQHQHPHPGAVANGNMGPTMGNMMEMSPRQRHSQLQQQHHQHLQQAPPISYQQHCHAPPHHLGNAHSLGHQSGNVPHHPVHQSPPSHLQASHTHQTSPHLPLHSIAAQLSPAAQQTHSLHAGQATGGRRRRSVDQDPDERRQKFLERNRAAATRCRQKRKVWVSALEKKAEELTHNNMQLQNEVTTLRSEVGQLKQILLTHKDCPVSARQRESQGYLSPGSSTGSPSPLCPGSQQQAIQSNSISTSSSGGGDGAHSNSK from the exons ATGAATGATGAACAGGACCGGCCCTATAGGTGCAGCGCTCCTGGCTGctcgcag CGTTTCCAAACAGAAGACCACCTGATGATCCACAGACACAAGCATGAGATGACCCTCAAGTTCTCCTCCACCAAGGCTGATCCTCTTGCAG ACCAGACCCCAACGCCGACCCGTTTCCTGCGTAACTGTGAGGAGGTGGGCCTCTTCAATGAGATCGAACAGGAGTTCCGCCAGGCACAGGAGGAGCAGAACAATAAACAG ACTCAGAGTCTCCCTCAGAATGGATCATCATGTGTGAACCAACCCCAGTCACACTCCCAACACCAACCACAGTCCCATGGTGGTATGAGGGGTCTAAGCTGCAGTATGGCTGGACAGCAAGCACTGCCCTCTGCCCAGTCCAACTCAGTCATCACCCAGGCCCACTCCATGCTCACACACTCAGG ACCTGTCCCTGGgcccctctcctccctactgcaCCTGAggaacaacagacagagacagccccTGGCCGCCTCCATGCCTGGCCCCCTGCCAGACCCAGCCATGCAGGGAGCATCTGCCCAGCACATGTCT ATGGAAAGACAGATGTCTATGGGATCCAGTATGATGAGCATCCAAGGTCCCGCCCACAACTCTTCCTGCTCTTCACCTCAG AGAGCTAAAACCGTGGgtcacctccaccaacaccaacacccacACCCGGGAGCTGTCGCCAACGGCAACATGGGTCCCACCATGGGTAACATGATGGAGATGTCACCGCGCCAACGGCACAGTCAACTGCAGCAGCAGCATCATCAGCACCTGCAGCAGGCTCCGCCCATCTCCTACCAGCAGCACTGCCACGCCCCTCCACATCACCTGGGAAACGCCCACAGCCTGGGCCACCAATCAGGGAACGTGCCACATCATCCGGTTCACCAATCACCTCCCTCGCACCTGCAGGCCAGCCACACCCACCAGACCTCGCCTCACCTGCCCCTCCACTCCATAGCTGCTCAG TTGTCTCCAGCAGCCCAGCAGACACATTCCCTGCATGCAGGCCAGGCGACTGGAGGACGTCGCAGGAGGTCTGTGGACCAGGACCCAGACGAGCGCAGGCAGAAGTTCCTGGAACGCAACCGAGCTGCGGCCACGCGATGCAGACAGAAGAGGAAGGTCTGGGTGTCTGCTCTGGAGAAGAAGGCAGAGGAGCTGACGCACAACAACATGCAGCTGCAG AACGAGGTGACCACTCTGAGGTCAGAGGTTGGCCAGCTGAAGCAAATCCTGCTGACCCATAAAGACTGTCCTGTCTCCGCCCGCCAGAGAGAATCACAGGGGTACCTCA GTCCAGGGAGTtcgacaggaagtccctcccccctGTGTCCCGGGTCGCAGCAGCAGGCCATCCAATCCAACAGCATCTCCACCTCCTCATCTGGAGGGGGCGATGGAGCGCACAGCAATTCAAAATGA
- the LOC106588860 gene encoding cyclic AMP-responsive element-binding protein 5 isoform X2, whose protein sequence is MNDEQDRPYRCSAPGCSQRFQTEDHLMIHRHKHEMTLKFSSTKADPLADQTPTPTRFLRNCEEVGLFNEIEQEFRQAQEEQNNKQTQSLPQNGSSCVNQPQSHSQHQPQSHGGMRGLSCSMAGQQALPSAQSNSVITQAHSMLTHSGPVPGPLSSLLHLRNNRQRQPLAASMPGPLPDPAMQGASAQHMSMERQMSMGSSMMSIQGPAHNSSCSSPQRAKTVGHLHQHQHPHPGAVANGNMGPTMGNMMEMSPRQRHSQLQQQHHQHLQQAPPISYQQHCHAPPHHLGNAHSLGHQSGNVPHHPVHQSPPSHLQASHTHQTSPHLPLHSIAAQLSPAAQQTHSLHAGQATGGRRRRSVDQDPDERRQKFLERNRAAATRCRQKRKVWVSALEKKAEELTHNNMQLQNEVTTLRSEVGQLKQILLTHKDCPVSARQRESQGYLSE, encoded by the exons ATGAATGATGAACAGGACCGGCCCTATAGGTGCAGCGCTCCTGGCTGctcgcag CGTTTCCAAACAGAAGACCACCTGATGATCCACAGACACAAGCATGAGATGACCCTCAAGTTCTCCTCCACCAAGGCTGATCCTCTTGCAG ACCAGACCCCAACGCCGACCCGTTTCCTGCGTAACTGTGAGGAGGTGGGCCTCTTCAATGAGATCGAACAGGAGTTCCGCCAGGCACAGGAGGAGCAGAACAATAAACAG ACTCAGAGTCTCCCTCAGAATGGATCATCATGTGTGAACCAACCCCAGTCACACTCCCAACACCAACCACAGTCCCATGGTGGTATGAGGGGTCTAAGCTGCAGTATGGCTGGACAGCAAGCACTGCCCTCTGCCCAGTCCAACTCAGTCATCACCCAGGCCCACTCCATGCTCACACACTCAGG ACCTGTCCCTGGgcccctctcctccctactgcaCCTGAggaacaacagacagagacagccccTGGCCGCCTCCATGCCTGGCCCCCTGCCAGACCCAGCCATGCAGGGAGCATCTGCCCAGCACATGTCT ATGGAAAGACAGATGTCTATGGGATCCAGTATGATGAGCATCCAAGGTCCCGCCCACAACTCTTCCTGCTCTTCACCTCAG AGAGCTAAAACCGTGGgtcacctccaccaacaccaacacccacACCCGGGAGCTGTCGCCAACGGCAACATGGGTCCCACCATGGGTAACATGATGGAGATGTCACCGCGCCAACGGCACAGTCAACTGCAGCAGCAGCATCATCAGCACCTGCAGCAGGCTCCGCCCATCTCCTACCAGCAGCACTGCCACGCCCCTCCACATCACCTGGGAAACGCCCACAGCCTGGGCCACCAATCAGGGAACGTGCCACATCATCCGGTTCACCAATCACCTCCCTCGCACCTGCAGGCCAGCCACACCCACCAGACCTCGCCTCACCTGCCCCTCCACTCCATAGCTGCTCAG TTGTCTCCAGCAGCCCAGCAGACACATTCCCTGCATGCAGGCCAGGCGACTGGAGGACGTCGCAGGAGGTCTGTGGACCAGGACCCAGACGAGCGCAGGCAGAAGTTCCTGGAACGCAACCGAGCTGCGGCCACGCGATGCAGACAGAAGAGGAAGGTCTGGGTGTCTGCTCTGGAGAAGAAGGCAGAGGAGCTGACGCACAACAACATGCAGCTGCAG AACGAGGTGACCACTCTGAGGTCAGAGGTTGGCCAGCTGAAGCAAATCCTGCTGACCCATAAAGACTGTCCTGTCTCCGCCCGCCAGAGAGAATCACAGGGGTACCTCAGTGAGTAA